The following coding sequences are from one Musa acuminata AAA Group cultivar baxijiao chromosome BXJ1-6, Cavendish_Baxijiao_AAA, whole genome shotgun sequence window:
- the LOC135586013 gene encoding zinc-finger homeodomain protein 4-like, whose amino-acid sequence MDLSGHEGEIPIPIKNTHDISSSGPPPPLATATIVEYHHHHNPYPYSTKKRLGVKYRECLKNHAASIGGNATDGCGEFMPGGEEGTLEALKCSACGCHRNFHRKETEGESSWGCYHPLTARNAMNQRGLLLSGADAFGLVPRPLPHMIMPPGAMQTSESDEMEGVGDEMARPILVKKRLRTKFTPEQKEKMLCFAEKVGWRLQKQEESAVQQLCQEIGVRRRVLKVWMHNNKHHLAKKSPSQLQ is encoded by the coding sequence ATGGATCTTTCAGGTCATGAAGGAGAGATCCCAATCCCAATAAAGAACACCCATGACATCTCTTCCAGtggacctcctcctcccctcGCCACGGCCACCATAGTAGAATATCACCACCATCACAACCCCTATCCGTACAGCACCAAGAAAAGGTTGGGGGTGAAGTACAGGGAGTGCCTCAAGAACCACGCGGCCTCCATTGGCGGCAACGCTACCGATGGCTGTGGTGAGTTCATGCCCGGCGGCGAGGAGGGGACTCTGGAGGCCTTGAAGTGCTCAGCCTGCGGGTGTCACAGAAACTTCCACAGGAAAGAAACAGAAGGCGAGTCCTCGTGGGGCTGCTACCACCCCCTCACGGCGAGGAACGCCATGAACCAGAGAGGCCTCCTGTTATCCGGGGCAGACGCGTTCGGCCTCGTTCCACGCCCGCTGCCTCACATGATCATGCCCCCGGGGGCCATGCAGACATCCGAGTCCGACGAGATGGAGGGGGTGGGGGACGAGATGGCAAGGCCGATTCTGGTGAAGAAGAGGCTGAGGACCAAGTTCACACCGGAGCAGAAGGAGAAGATGCTGTGCTTCGCTGAGAAGGTCGGCTGGAGGCTTCAGAAGCAGGAGGAGAGTGCGGTGCAGCAACTCTGCCAGGAGATTGGAGTCAGAAGGAGAGTCCTCAAGGTGTGGATGCACAACAACAAGCACCACTTGGCCAAGAAGAGCCCTTCCCAGCTTCAATGA
- the LOC103988461 gene encoding pentatricopeptide repeat-containing protein At3g62890-like — protein MITNASVGHLRPAVSPDHLLHRLRSTPSLSPKHFLQIQAQLFANPTLRSHHRLLPAFLSRFAPSHALSRTSLLLRHFPGCDPSSLWSHLVRSSAHSDPDARSVLLLYRAMAREGVLADRATFVLLLRFCAAIPEAFDVARAVHCQSLILGLASDRILMTGLLILYSKCGCLRSAEQVFAGISERDVIACNAMIAALSCHGRVEDARRLFEQMPTRSSASWNSMITCYCKLNDLDSAREIFDRNPIKDVVSWNAMIDGYCKMGQLARARELFDRLGLAKNSVTWNTMISGYLHRREFGTAVSMFRSMQMENVTPTEVTMASLLSACAHLGALNMGRWIHAYIRNHQLKIDVVLGNALIDMYFKCGSVETALEAFRGMPTRNIFCWNSVIAGLGMNGYGDRAVAVFHEMEKMERIKPDGVTFVGLLSACSHSGLVTQGKKYFSQMLDLYGVEPKIEHYGCMVDLLGRAGFLEEVLHLLETMPVRPNAIVWGSLLRACHIHKDSEVSEKVTQRLMELDPNDGANYVFLSNIYASSNRWDDVERCRSMMLRSGVRKVPGCSSIEVNNMIHEFLVGDESHPQYEEIYAFMVGIEKALRKLGYRPSTDCVHHDIEDEEKESAVMYHSEKIAIAFGIMSTREKEPIRVVKNLRICSDCHEAAKLIAKLFDRVIIVRDRNRFHHLKNGTCSCNDYW, from the coding sequence ATGATCACTAATGCTTCTGTAGGACACCTGCGGCCCGCGGTCTCGCCCGACCACCTCCTCCACCGCCTCCGAAGCACTCCATCTCTATCGCCAAAACATTTCCTCCAAATCCAAGCCCAGCTCTTCGCCAACCCCACTCTCCGATCCCACCATCGCCTGCTCCCCGCGTTCCTCTCCCGGTTCGCCCCTTCTCACGCTCTCTCCCGCACCTCGCTCCTCCTCCGCCATTTCCCCGGCTGCGACCCCTCGTCCCTATGGAGCCACCTCGTCCGCTCCTCCGCCCACTCCGACCCCGACGCCCGTTCCGTCCTCCTCCTTTACCGCGCCATGGCCCGCGAAGGCGTCCTCGCCGACAGGGCCACCTTCGTGCTGCTGCTCCGCTTCTGCGCTGCCATCCCCGAGGCTTTCGACGTCGCCCGCGCAGTCCACTGCCAAAGTCTTATCCTGGGTCTCGCGTCTGACCGGATTCTGATGACCGGATTGCTCATCTTGTACTCCAAGTGCGGCTGCTTACGCTCTGCAGAGCAGGTGTTCGCCGGAATTTCCGAGCGAGACGTGATCGCCTGCAATGCGATGATCGCGGCGCTGAGCTGCCACGGGCGCGTGGAGGACGCGCGGAGACTCTTCGAGCAGATGCCAACCCGGAGCTCGGCGTCCTGGAACTCCATGATCACTTGCTACTGCAAGCTGAACGACCTCGACTCCGCGCGCGAGATATTCGATCGGAATCCGATCAAGGACGTCGTCTCGTGGAATGCGATGATCGATGGGTACTGCAAGATGGGGCAACTGGCGAGGGCTCGCGAACTGTTCGACCGGTTGGGGTTGGCGAAGAACTCGGTGACATGGAACACTATGATCTCCGGGTATTTGCATCGCAGGGAGTTCGGCACTGCGGTTTCCATGTTCCGGTCGATGCAGATGGAGAATGTGACGCCTACCGAGGTAACTATGGCCAGCCTGCTCTCGGCCTGCGCACACTTGGGTGCTCTCAACATGGGCAGATGGATTCACGCATACATCCGGAATCACCAATTGAAGATTGACGTTGTCTTGGGCAACGCACTCATAGATATGTACTTCAAGTGTGGATCCGTGGAAACTGCTCTCGAAGCCTTCCGTGGGATGCCTACCAGGAACATCTTCTGCTGGAATTCCGTCATTGCAGGACTGGGGATGAATGGTTATGGTGACCGAGCTGTCGCAGTGTTTCATGAGATGGAAAAGATGGAGAGGATTAAACCGGATGGAGTCACATTTGTTGGGCTCTTGTCAGCGTGCAGTCATTCAGGGTTAGTGACCCAAGGGAAGAAATATTTCTCTCAGATGCTTGATCTATATGGAGTAGAGCCCAAGATCGAACACTATGGCTGCATGGTAGACCTTCTCGGCCGGGCTGGCTTTCTCGAAGAGGTATTACATCTTTTGGAGACGATGCCTGTTCGACCTAATGCCATAGTCTGGGGAAGTCTGCTTCGTGCATGTCATATTCACAAGGACAGTGAGGTAAGCGAGAAGGTAACCCAACGCCTGATGGAGTTGGATCCAAATGATGGGGCTAACTATGTCTTTCTGTCGAACATATACGCGTCTTCGAATCGTTGGGATGATGTGGAGAGATGCAGGAGTATGATGTTGAGAAGCGGGGTGCGTAAAGTGCCCGGCTGTAGTTCGATCGAggtgaacaacatgattcatgagtTCTTGGTTGGTGATGAGTCGCACCCGCAGTACGAGGAGATCTATGCTTTTATGGTTGGAATTGAGAAGGCACTGAGGAAGCTCGGGTATCGACCGAGTACAGATTGTGTGCACCATGACATAGAGGACGAGGAGAAGGAGAGTGCAGTGATGTATCATAGCGAGAAGATTGCAATTGCTTTTGGGATTATGAGCACGAGGGAGAAGGAGCCGATTCGAGTGGTGAAGAACCTCAGAATATGCAGTGACTGCCATGAAGCAGCCAAGCTGATAGCTAAGTTGTTCGATAGGGTGATTATAGTCAGGGATAGGAACCGGTTTCATCACTTAAAGAATGGGACGTGTTCCTGCAATGACTACTGGTGA